The following proteins are co-located in the Desulfovibrio intestinalis genome:
- the ftsW gene encoding putative lipid II flippase FtsW, producing the protein MKNVFKARTKPGKAHSAMGRATEKGPFAPFDWWLFTIMLVILSIGLVMVLSASGIVAEQVNGDKYYFFKRQVLFALMGGIVLWGAALLPREWLYKMQYPALFVALLLLLVTLSPLAPAINGAKRWIPLGPINVQPMEFVKVALALYLAYFMSSKQDIIKTFSRGVIPPFAVTALFCFLLLLQPDFGSAVVLASILFFMCVAGGTRFVYLFFSIALACAGAMALAISSPYRLRRLLAFLDPFEDAHNTGYQLVQSLLAIGSGSFFGVGVGASKQKMFYLPEAHNDFIMAVLAEEMGFVGMSVVMILFGLLFWRCYKIIQGQRNLRDRFTAFGITTILAMGSVMNLAVVMGVAPPKGVPMPLMSYGGSNLMATMLCVGLLMNFSRTADTWTSTSS; encoded by the coding sequence ATGAAAAACGTCTTCAAAGCCAGAACAAAGCCCGGCAAGGCACACAGTGCCATGGGACGGGCTACGGAAAAAGGCCCCTTTGCTCCCTTTGACTGGTGGCTGTTCACCATCATGCTTGTTATCTTGTCCATTGGCCTTGTGATGGTGCTTTCTGCCAGCGGCATTGTGGCGGAGCAGGTTAACGGCGACAAATATTATTTCTTCAAACGTCAGGTGCTCTTTGCACTGATGGGCGGCATTGTTTTGTGGGGCGCAGCACTGCTGCCTCGCGAATGGCTTTATAAAATGCAGTATCCGGCACTTTTTGTTGCCTTGCTGCTTTTGCTGGTGACACTTTCGCCGTTGGCTCCCGCCATCAACGGCGCAAAACGCTGGATCCCGCTGGGGCCGATCAACGTTCAGCCGATGGAATTCGTCAAGGTCGCTCTGGCTCTCTATCTGGCGTACTTTATGAGTTCCAAGCAGGATATTATCAAGACGTTCAGCCGGGGCGTCATACCGCCTTTTGCGGTTACAGCGCTCTTCTGTTTTCTGCTGCTTCTGCAACCGGACTTTGGCAGCGCCGTTGTTCTGGCAAGTATTCTGTTTTTCATGTGCGTGGCCGGGGGAACCCGGTTTGTGTACCTTTTTTTCTCCATAGCCCTGGCCTGCGCAGGCGCAATGGCTCTGGCCATTTCATCTCCGTACCGTCTGCGCCGCCTGCTGGCGTTTCTGGATCCTTTTGAGGACGCCCATAACACGGGCTACCAGTTGGTGCAGTCGTTGCTGGCAATCGGGTCCGGCAGTTTCTTCGGCGTTGGCGTTGGCGCAAGCAAACAGAAGATGTTTTATCTGCCAGAAGCGCATAACGACTTTATCATGGCAGTTTTGGCCGAAGAAATGGGTTTTGTGGGCATGAGCGTGGTCATGATTCTCTTTGGCCTGTTGTTCTGGCGCTGCTATAAGATTATACAGGGACAACGCAATCTGCGTGACCGTTTCACGGCGTTTGGAATCACAACCATTCTTGCTATGGGCTCGGTCATGAATCTCGCCGTGGTTATGGGGGTAGCGCCGCCAAAGGGCGTGCCCATGCCTCTTATGAGCTACGGCGGTAGTAACCTGATGGCTACCATGCTTTGCGTGGGTCTGCTTATGAACTTTTCACGAACGGCGGACACATGGACATCAACATCCTCCTGA
- the murG gene encoding undecaprenyldiphospho-muramoylpentapeptide beta-N-acetylglucosaminyltransferase: MDINILLTTGGTGGHIFPALAVAEEVRRRHPQAKLLFVGSLYGPEARLVRLAGIPFEGLPVRGFLGRGLKAVEAGFRMTWSVGKAIGIVRRFKPDVVAGFGSYAAFAPMLAGRLLGVPTMLHEQNAIAGASNRVLAKLARRICLSLPDTEGFDPAKCVLTGNPVRAGVNEAGRLPRARGARRLLVMGGSQGAHALNSFIVERLASLRAAGVDIRHQTGSADENSVRTAYAAAGFDPSCVSAFIDDMAAAYAWADVALCRSGATTVAELCAAGLPSVLVPFPYAVHDHQTRNAEVLARSGAAILVPESRMVTDGLEHTLIQLLNENGERTRMSAAALASARPDAAARVTSVLEEIARS; encoded by the coding sequence ATGGACATCAACATCCTCCTGACCACGGGCGGCACTGGCGGTCATATTTTTCCGGCCCTGGCCGTAGCCGAAGAAGTGCGTCGGCGGCATCCGCAGGCCAAGCTGCTTTTCGTGGGTTCGCTGTATGGACCGGAAGCGCGTCTTGTCCGTCTGGCGGGCATTCCTTTTGAAGGTCTGCCTGTGCGCGGGTTTCTCGGGCGCGGCCTGAAAGCCGTTGAAGCTGGTTTTCGCATGACCTGGTCAGTGGGAAAAGCGATCGGCATTGTTCGGCGGTTCAAGCCGGATGTTGTGGCGGGTTTTGGCAGTTATGCGGCCTTTGCTCCCATGCTTGCTGGGCGGCTGCTGGGCGTGCCGACCATGCTGCACGAACAGAATGCCATTGCCGGGGCCAGCAATCGCGTGCTGGCAAAGCTGGCGCGGCGTATCTGCCTTTCACTGCCTGATACGGAAGGATTTGACCCCGCCAAGTGCGTGCTTACGGGTAATCCCGTGCGCGCAGGGGTGAATGAGGCAGGGCGTTTGCCGCGAGCCCGCGGTGCCCGCCGTCTTCTTGTTATGGGCGGTTCGCAGGGAGCCCACGCGCTCAATTCTTTTATTGTGGAACGTCTGGCCTCGCTGCGTGCAGCCGGGGTGGATATTCGCCACCAGACCGGAAGCGCCGACGAAAATTCAGTACGCACGGCCTATGCGGCGGCAGGTTTTGATCCTTCATGCGTGTCTGCCTTTATTGACGATATGGCGGCAGCCTACGCCTGGGCCGATGTGGCCCTGTGCCGTTCAGGAGCAACAACCGTGGCCGAATTATGCGCCGCGGGCCTGCCCTCTGTTCTTGTACCATTTCCGTACGCGGTACACGACCATCAAACCCGCAATGCCGAAGTGCTGGCACGCAGCGGGGCAGCCATTCTTGTGCCGGAATCGCGCATGGTTACTGATGGTCTGGAGCACACCCTTATTCAGTTGCTCAACGAAAACGGCGAACGCACGCGCATGTCTGCGGCGGCACTGGCTTCTGCCAGGCCGGATGCTGCGGCGCGTGTTACTTCAGTTCTGGAAGAAATTGCCCGTTCCTGA
- the murC gene encoding UDP-N-acetylmuramate--L-alanine ligase — protein MNSKIRHIHMVGIGGAGMSGIAEVLLNLKYEISGSDMSDSAVVRHLRSLGAHIAVGHAAENVGDVQVLVKSTAISDDNPELVEARKRNIAIIPRAEMLAELMRLRQGIAIAGTHGKTTTTSLTASIFDTAGLDPTVIIGGRLNVYGTNAHLGHGEYLIAEADESDGSFLCLLPIINVVTNVDEDHLDHYKNREAIDSAFVQFMNNVPFYGLNIVCGDDPGVLALLPKVKRPVLTYGFAEDNALRAMPLESGRINRFEVWLRGEKLGDVSLPQPGRHNILNALASIGAAMEVGISFEKCAEGLAGFKGVGRRFEFKGEKQGVTVVDDYGHHPAEIAATLATARQVFAGRRIVAAFQPHRFSRTETHFGEFCKVFDAVDQVLLTEIYAASEKPIPGVSGQSLAQGIRQVSDTPVEYFQTLDELMLALPQILRDGDVLLTLGAGSITRLGPAWLEGRDHA, from the coding sequence ATGAACAGTAAAATTCGGCATATTCATATGGTGGGCATAGGTGGCGCGGGCATGAGCGGTATTGCCGAGGTGCTGCTTAACCTCAAGTATGAAATTTCCGGTTCAGATATGAGCGATTCTGCTGTGGTGCGTCATCTGCGTAGCCTGGGCGCTCATATTGCCGTTGGGCATGCTGCGGAAAACGTTGGTGATGTGCAGGTTCTGGTTAAATCTACAGCCATCAGTGACGATAATCCAGAACTGGTGGAAGCCCGCAAACGCAATATCGCCATTATTCCCCGTGCTGAAATGCTCGCAGAGCTTATGCGTTTGCGGCAGGGCATCGCCATTGCAGGCACTCACGGTAAAACCACCACCACGTCGTTGACGGCCTCCATTTTTGATACGGCAGGGCTTGATCCCACGGTCATCATTGGCGGGCGCCTCAATGTTTATGGCACCAATGCGCATCTTGGCCACGGTGAATACCTTATCGCCGAAGCCGACGAATCAGACGGTTCTTTTCTCTGCCTGTTGCCCATTATCAATGTGGTCACCAATGTGGATGAAGATCATTTGGACCACTACAAGAATCGGGAAGCCATCGATAGCGCCTTTGTGCAGTTCATGAACAATGTGCCCTTCTATGGATTGAACATCGTGTGCGGCGACGATCCCGGCGTGCTGGCGCTGTTGCCCAAGGTCAAGCGCCCGGTGCTGACATATGGGTTTGCCGAAGACAATGCCCTCCGGGCAATGCCTCTGGAAAGCGGGCGCATCAATCGCTTTGAGGTGTGGCTGCGCGGTGAAAAACTGGGCGACGTCAGCCTGCCACAGCCGGGTCGGCACAATATTCTCAACGCCCTTGCATCCATTGGCGCGGCTATGGAAGTAGGCATTTCTTTTGAAAAGTGTGCCGAAGGTCTGGCCGGGTTTAAGGGAGTGGGGCGGCGATTCGAATTCAAGGGCGAAAAGCAGGGCGTCACTGTGGTGGATGACTACGGGCATCACCCGGCTGAAATTGCTGCTACCCTTGCCACAGCCCGGCAGGTTTTTGCGGGCAGACGTATTGTGGCGGCTTTTCAGCCCCATCGGTTCAGCCGCACTGAAACCCACTTTGGTGAGTTCTGCAAAGTTTTTGACGCGGTTGACCAGGTGCTGCTGACAGAAATTTACGCCGCCTCCGAAAAACCCATTCCTGGTGTTTCGGGCCAAAGTCTGGCTCAGGGAATACGTCAGGTTTCTGATACACCTGTGGAGTATTTTCAGACACTGGACGAGCTTATGCTGGCCTTGCCTCAAATACTGCGTGATGGCGACGTTCTGCTTACGCTCGGGGCTGGCAGCATAACGCGTCTTGGCCCTGCCTGGCTGGAAGGACGCGACCATGCGTGA
- the murB gene encoding UDP-N-acetylmuramate dehydrogenase codes for MREIASPQLAQRTTLRLGGTAIAELILENAEDVARLSRRLRALGGEPVVIGAGSNILAQDGDLPLVLVRPDFVQGPEVVGEEDGKVLVRVGAAVPLPRLLRFCVEQGLSGLEGLTGIPGTVGGAVAMNAGSFGVETCTKINNIHIASKGEIQVIAAEALQYSYRNLHIGDKKNDFIVLEATFGLTRAARDGISNCMRHNFFEKKSKQPVTAWSAGCVFKNPSLEMPAGRLLDQAGFKGKKLGGMAFSTVHANFMINEGRGSAKAALALMQEAKEAVRERFGIELEPEVRIVPCLLP; via the coding sequence ATGCGTGAGATCGCTTCGCCACAGTTGGCCCAGCGCACTACGTTGCGTTTGGGCGGTACAGCTATAGCAGAGCTGATTCTGGAAAATGCGGAAGATGTCGCCCGTCTGTCCAGGCGCTTGCGCGCCCTTGGCGGGGAGCCAGTTGTCATTGGGGCTGGCAGCAACATTCTGGCTCAGGACGGCGATTTGCCTCTGGTGCTGGTGCGCCCTGACTTTGTGCAGGGGCCAGAAGTTGTTGGCGAAGAAGACGGAAAGGTTCTGGTGCGTGTTGGCGCTGCGGTTCCCTTGCCCAGACTGTTGCGGTTTTGTGTTGAACAAGGGCTTTCTGGCCTTGAAGGATTGACAGGCATACCGGGAACAGTTGGCGGCGCCGTAGCTATGAATGCAGGGTCATTTGGCGTTGAAACATGCACAAAAATTAATAATATTCACATAGCTAGCAAAGGTGAAATCCAAGTAATAGCAGCGGAAGCACTGCAGTATTCGTACCGCAATCTGCACATTGGCGATAAAAAGAATGATTTTATCGTCTTGGAAGCCACATTTGGCTTGACCAGAGCTGCAAGGGATGGCATCAGTAATTGCATGCGTCACAACTTTTTTGAGAAAAAGTCTAAACAACCTGTGACGGCCTGGAGCGCTGGTTGCGTATTCAAAAATCCCTCACTGGAAATGCCTGCCGGTAGACTTCTGGATCAGGCTGGATTCAAAGGTAAAAAATTGGGTGGCATGGCCTTTTCAACCGTGCACGCCAACTTCATGATAAATGAGGGCAGGGGCAGCGCTAAGGCGGCTCTGGCTCTTATGCAAGAGGCCAAAGAGGCTGTGCGGGAAAGGTTCGGCATTGAGCTGGAACCGGAAGTCAGGATAGTCCCATGCCTCTTGCCCTGA
- a CDS encoding cell division protein FtsQ/DivIB: MPLALKKNARKTRNSYTRASVSSKKGQKASKLRMPAFLASGFGRIRGLSGLKSLAAVAVLLMGLGLILAGVCYTSLWLYNKAITSDFFITRHVDVAGNVRLSRDMVLQYGDLKEGDNSLAVSIAKVERNLRQTPWVEEVSVKRLLPDRFVIKLKERMPSFWVHREGTLYYANERGVAIAPVESKNFLSLPTLRVEAGAEDAIPFLARLMKDIQSGVLPVEAGAIASITLSPGRGIEIYLEDREMRLSIATDDWEGNLARLGVTLGDLARRHELRNVREVRAVNGNVWVLLNQAVQN; encoded by the coding sequence ATGCCTCTTGCCCTGAAAAAAAATGCCCGCAAGACCCGCAACTCTTATACAAGAGCGAGCGTATCTAGCAAGAAGGGGCAAAAAGCCTCAAAACTGCGAATGCCTGCTTTTCTGGCTTCTGGCTTTGGCAGGATTAGAGGGCTGAGCGGCCTGAAAAGTCTTGCAGCCGTAGCTGTTTTACTGATGGGCTTGGGGTTGATACTTGCCGGAGTGTGTTACACCTCTCTCTGGCTATACAACAAGGCTATCACCAGTGACTTCTTCATCACTCGGCACGTGGATGTGGCGGGTAACGTGCGCCTCTCCCGTGACATGGTTTTGCAGTACGGCGATCTCAAAGAGGGCGATAACAGCCTGGCTGTGAGCATTGCCAAGGTTGAGCGTAACCTCAGACAAACCCCCTGGGTTGAAGAGGTTTCAGTCAAACGCCTTCTGCCTGACCGGTTTGTGATAAAATTGAAAGAGCGTATGCCCTCATTCTGGGTACACAGGGAAGGAACCCTGTATTACGCCAATGAGCGCGGAGTTGCCATCGCGCCGGTGGAAAGCAAGAATTTTCTGTCGCTTCCCACCCTGCGGGTAGAGGCGGGGGCTGAAGACGCCATCCCCTTTCTTGCACGGCTTATGAAAGATATTCAAAGCGGGGTGCTGCCTGTTGAGGCCGGAGCTATAGCCTCCATCACCCTGAGCCCAGGGCGGGGTATTGAAATATACCTTGAAGACAGGGAAATGCGCCTCTCCATCGCGACTGATGACTGGGAGGGCAACCTGGCCCGGTTGGGAGTAACCCTGGGCGATCTGGCGCGAAGGCACGAACTGCGCAATGTGCGCGAGGTGCGGGCCGTGAATGGAAACGTATGGGTTTTGCTTAATCAAGCCGTGCAAAACTGA
- the ftsA gene encoding cell division protein FtsA, giving the protein MNKSELIVGLDIGTTKICAVVGELTESGLVDVVGIGTSVSTGLRKGVVVNIEQTVQSIRKAVEDAELMAGCEIHSVYVGIAGSHIMGINSHGVIAVKGGEVAQRDIERALDAARAVAIPADREVIHILPQEYIVDNQRGIADPLGMAGVRLEVKVHIVTGAVSSAQNIVRSCHRSQLEVSDIALESLASAKAVLTEEEREIGVALVDLGGGTTDIAVFANDAIKHTAVLALGGQNLSNDIAFGLRTPIASAEKIKLKYGCALADLVRHDEFIEVPSVGGREPRRLSRQVLAEICEPRMEEILFLVDQTLVRSGYKDMIGAGVVLTGGTALMEGCQELGEQIFNLPTRIGYPRNVGGLKDVVNSPKFSTAVGLLRYGAEKELSGQKKFTTRSESGVFDGVLARMKKWFADIS; this is encoded by the coding sequence ATGAATAAGTCCGAGCTCATCGTTGGTCTCGACATCGGCACCACAAAGATTTGCGCTGTGGTGGGTGAACTTACTGAGTCGGGCCTGGTTGATGTGGTGGGCATCGGCACCAGTGTTTCCACTGGCTTGCGTAAGGGCGTAGTGGTCAACATCGAACAGACCGTACAGTCCATTCGCAAGGCTGTTGAAGATGCGGAACTGATGGCTGGTTGCGAAATCCATTCAGTTTACGTTGGTATCGCGGGCAGCCATATCATGGGTATCAACAGCCACGGCGTTATTGCCGTCAAAGGCGGCGAAGTGGCCCAGCGCGATATCGAGCGCGCCCTTGACGCCGCAAGAGCTGTGGCTATTCCTGCTGACCGCGAGGTCATCCACATACTGCCGCAGGAATACATTGTCGATAATCAGCGCGGCATTGCCGATCCCCTAGGCATGGCTGGCGTGCGGCTTGAAGTGAAGGTGCACATCGTCACCGGAGCCGTGTCTTCAGCGCAAAATATCGTGCGCTCCTGCCATCGCAGCCAGCTTGAAGTGTCGGATATCGCTCTTGAATCGCTGGCTTCAGCCAAAGCTGTACTCACCGAAGAAGAACGCGAAATCGGCGTGGCTCTTGTAGACCTTGGCGGCGGCACCACTGATATCGCCGTTTTTGCCAATGACGCCATCAAGCACACCGCCGTTCTTGCCCTGGGCGGCCAGAATCTTTCCAACGATATTGCCTTTGGCCTGCGCACCCCCATTGCCTCAGCTGAAAAAATCAAGCTCAAGTACGGCTGCGCGCTGGCTGATCTGGTGCGTCATGACGAATTTATTGAAGTACCCAGCGTTGGTGGCCGCGAACCGCGCCGTCTTTCGCGTCAGGTGCTTGCTGAAATCTGCGAACCGCGCATGGAAGAAATTCTTTTCCTTGTAGATCAAACACTTGTACGCTCCGGCTACAAGGATATGATCGGCGCGGGCGTGGTGCTCACTGGCGGAACCGCCCTTATGGAAGGCTGCCAGGAACTGGGTGAGCAGATCTTTAACCTGCCCACACGCATCGGGTACCCGCGCAATGTGGGCGGCCTCAAGGATGTGGTCAACAGCCCCAAGTTTTCAACGGCTGTGGGCCTGCTGCGTTATGGGGCAGAAAAAGAACTTTCCGGACAAAAGAAGTTTACCACCAGAAGCGAGAGCGGCGTCTTTGATGGCGTGCTGGCTCGCATGAAAAAGTGGTTTGCTGATATTTCATAA
- the ftsZ gene encoding cell division protein FtsZ: protein MSQSIVDDIDTSLSSNAKIKVIGVGGGGGNAVQNMITSGLRGVQFVCANTDVQALAKNGASVKVQMGEKLTKGLGAGANPSVGREAAVESVNAIREAIGDADMVFVTAGMGGGTGTGAAPVVAQAAKEMGALTVGVVTKPFSFEGAKRKRAAEAGLEEFKQHVDCLITIPNDRLLAFAPKKAPFSEMLQKANDILYYAVKGISDVIVGDGLINLDFADVRTTMAEAGLALMGTGIASGESRAREAAQRAIMSPLLEDVSLESAKAVLYNITAPDDITAEEIAEIGDIIGDATPEDANIIFGVVFDDNIGDEIRLTVIATGIEAPQAIQSVQPQAPATVTNFRKPGPDAVMAEPRRMGRVVPQGGMMQGNMDDHEMGESRLPRASRRSEVERWYDENSNRPPYLTKRETLNQGRHRTHNPGQEDFTYDEDDFEIPTFIRTQAD from the coding sequence ATGTCACAGTCTATTGTCGATGATATCGACACCTCGTTGTCAAGTAACGCCAAGATCAAAGTTATCGGTGTAGGCGGTGGCGGTGGCAACGCGGTTCAGAATATGATTACCTCTGGCCTGCGCGGCGTGCAGTTTGTTTGCGCCAATACCGATGTGCAGGCTCTGGCCAAAAACGGCGCATCTGTAAAAGTGCAGATGGGCGAAAAGCTTACCAAGGGCCTTGGCGCTGGCGCTAACCCCTCGGTAGGCCGTGAAGCAGCCGTGGAAAGCGTCAACGCTATTCGCGAAGCCATTGGCGATGCGGACATGGTTTTTGTTACGGCTGGCATGGGCGGCGGCACTGGTACTGGCGCGGCCCCTGTGGTGGCGCAGGCTGCAAAGGAAATGGGTGCGCTGACCGTTGGCGTTGTGACCAAGCCTTTCAGCTTTGAAGGCGCAAAGCGCAAGCGCGCTGCCGAAGCTGGCCTTGAAGAGTTCAAGCAGCATGTGGACTGCCTTATCACCATTCCCAATGACCGCCTGCTTGCTTTTGCTCCCAAAAAGGCCCCCTTTTCGGAAATGCTGCAAAAGGCCAACGATATTTTGTACTACGCGGTCAAGGGTATTTCTGACGTGATCGTGGGCGACGGCCTTATCAATCTTGACTTCGCCGACGTGCGCACCACCATGGCCGAAGCTGGCCTAGCCCTTATGGGGACCGGCATAGCCTCTGGTGAGAGCCGCGCGCGCGAAGCTGCCCAGCGCGCCATTATGAGCCCGCTGCTTGAAGACGTTTCTTTGGAAAGCGCCAAGGCCGTTCTTTACAACATCACTGCGCCTGACGACATCACCGCTGAAGAAATCGCTGAAATTGGCGACATCATTGGCGACGCAACTCCTGAAGATGCCAACATCATCTTTGGTGTTGTTTTTGATGATAATATTGGTGATGAAATTCGCCTGACCGTTATCGCCACTGGTATTGAAGCTCCTCAGGCTATCCAGAGCGTGCAGCCCCAGGCTCCTGCCACTGTGACCAACTTCCGCAAACCCGGTCCGGATGCCGTTATGGCTGAACCGCGCCGCATGGGCCGTGTGGTCCCGCAGGGTGGCATGATGCAGGGCAATATGGACGACCACGAAATGGGCGAAAGCCGCCTGCCCCGCGCCTCGCGCCGCTCGGAAGTGGAGCGCTGGTATGACGAAAACAGCAATCGTCCTCCCTATCTGACCAAGCGTGAAACCCTGAACCAGGGGCGTCATCGTACGCATAACCCCGGCCAGGAAGATTTCACCTATGACGAGGATGATTTCGAAATTCCTACGTTCATTCGCACACAGGCCGACTAG
- a CDS encoding GGDEF domain-containing protein, with amino-acid sequence MPSTHFPNIDRILAEKPLMGTERKILLIVIASIFSTALFTVFIFYRFLVYDFNDRILNRSEAIFSLLLSRIPAQSVIELNNPEDENTEAYQQVHALLDGIRKTTVVRYLYTAKLGNDGHPIYIVDGLSPEVEDFRAIGAPIEGEIVPIVTQCLDGQAVHGPKAMETSWGTIMPTCKPIKQGDITVGALVIEFDVQSFVDNTHRSILICLAFSFGVAIVVTMVTAWLLKKLSVPLYRKLAYTDLLTGAFNRNAFELDIRHITNEKKDGLVVLCSDINLLKTINDQAGHAAGDAHIRAFARLLRYKLKDFGQTYRTGGDEFTALLHNITMYELNEQMAKLQSITQNISIKGFQLTFSYGMAQFDPAVDDTVHATLKRADLKMYSNKNKTKLLQDSFQVSADPR; translated from the coding sequence ATGCCCAGCACACATTTTCCAAACATAGACCGCATATTGGCCGAAAAGCCACTAATGGGAACAGAGCGAAAAATTTTGCTTATTGTTATAGCTTCAATTTTTTCCACTGCCCTGTTTACTGTTTTCATATTTTACCGGTTCTTGGTCTATGATTTTAACGACAGGATCCTGAACCGCTCTGAAGCGATATTTTCGCTACTTCTGAGCCGTATTCCCGCACAAAGCGTCATAGAGCTCAACAATCCTGAAGACGAAAATACTGAAGCATACCAACAAGTCCACGCATTGCTTGATGGCATTCGCAAAACTACAGTTGTACGCTATTTATATACTGCAAAGCTTGGAAATGATGGACACCCCATATATATCGTTGACGGCCTGTCTCCGGAAGTAGAGGATTTTCGCGCCATCGGCGCCCCTATTGAAGGAGAAATTGTACCCATCGTGACTCAATGTCTTGATGGACAGGCAGTGCATGGGCCAAAGGCAATGGAAACTTCGTGGGGAACTATCATGCCAACCTGCAAGCCAATCAAGCAGGGGGACATCACGGTTGGCGCGCTGGTTATAGAGTTTGACGTGCAATCTTTTGTCGATAACACCCATCGGTCCATCTTGATATGTCTAGCATTTTCGTTCGGTGTGGCCATTGTTGTCACTATGGTGACTGCATGGCTATTAAAAAAACTGTCTGTTCCCCTGTACCGCAAGTTGGCCTATACCGACCTGCTTACTGGCGCATTCAACCGAAATGCCTTTGAACTGGATATTCGGCATATAACCAATGAAAAGAAAGATGGATTGGTTGTATTGTGCAGCGACATCAACCTGCTCAAAACAATTAACGACCAGGCCGGGCACGCCGCAGGAGACGCCCATATACGTGCTTTTGCCCGCCTGCTGCGATACAAGCTTAAGGATTTTGGCCAAACATACCGAACTGGTGGAGACGAGTTCACAGCATTGCTGCATAATATTACGATGTATGAACTCAACGAACAAATGGCAAAACTACAGTCCATTACTCAAAATATATCTATTAAGGGATTTCAGCTAACGTTTTCTTACGGCATGGCCCAGTTTGACCCGGCGGTTGATGATACAGTGCATGCCACACTCAAGCGGGCAGACCTCAAAATGTATAGCAATAAAAACAAAACAAAGTTGCTGCAAGACAGTTTTCAGGTAAGCGCAGACCCACGCTAG
- a CDS encoding LexA family protein, giving the protein MKSSSAHLEILGGADCPPDREGLPLYLSPVEAGFPSPADDFLDCRLDLHRHLVRNEAATFFLRAHGESMINAGIHDGDLLVVDRSESATHNRIVIAALDGELTVKRLVRSQNRVVLMPENSEYPEIDITEHEYVHIWGVVTYVIHKL; this is encoded by the coding sequence ATGAAAAGCTCATCCGCCCATCTAGAAATTCTTGGCGGGGCAGATTGTCCCCCAGACCGTGAAGGTCTGCCGCTCTATCTTTCGCCCGTGGAAGCCGGATTTCCTTCGCCTGCTGATGACTTTCTCGACTGCCGTCTCGACCTGCACAGGCATCTGGTCCGAAATGAGGCTGCGACCTTTTTTTTGCGGGCTCACGGCGAATCTATGATAAATGCCGGAATCCACGATGGTGATCTTTTAGTGGTAGACCGTTCGGAATCTGCCACCCATAATCGTATTGTGATTGCCGCTCTGGATGGGGAACTGACCGTCAAGCGGCTTGTACGCAGCCAGAACAGGGTAGTGTTGATGCCGGAAAACTCCGAATATCCTGAAATTGACATAACAGAGCACGAATACGTTCACATATGGGGAGTGGTGACCTATGTCATCCACAAACTTTAG